Below is a window of Candidatus Methylomirabilota bacterium DNA.
CCGGGTGGTGCGGGCCACCGCCCTGGCGGTGAAGGAGAACGTCTACGTCGAGGCCGTGCAGGCGCTCGGCGCCTCACGGCACCGCATCGTGCTGCAGCACATCCTGCCCAACGTCATGGCGCCCTACATCATCATGGTGACCGCGCAGCTCGGGGGCGCGATCCTCGCCGAGGCCGCCCTGAGCTACCTCGGCCTGGGCACGGCCGAGCCGACGCCGTCGTGGGGGCTCATGCTCTCGGGCTCCGCGCCGTCGTACGCCGAGAAGGCGCCCTGGATCGCCCTGTTTCCCGGCATCGCGATCAGCCTCGGGGTGTTCGGCTTCAACCTCTTCGGGGATTCCTTGCGGGACGCGCTCGACCCGAAGTTACGGCGCGGCTGAGCGGAGGGACCACGCATGGCACGCGGCGCATATCGCATCTTCGATGCAGACACGCACATCATCGAGCCCGCGGAACCCGTCGAGGAATATCTCTCGGCCGCCGACCGCGCGAAGCTGGCGGCGCTCGGACCGCTGGTCAAGCGCTCGCCGGCCAAGGCGGGCATGTCCCGGTACGTGGTGGGCAAGCGCCCCCAGCTGAACCGCCGCCTCGGCTCCCGCGACCGAGTGGACCCGCCGGCCTCGGTCACCCGCGGCCTGAAGGACGGCGGCACCCCCTGGGACGTGCGCTGGCAAGGCCCGCCGTTCCCGACCGACCGCGTGAGCTTCGATCCGCACGCGCGGGTCAAGGACATGGACATCGAGGGCGTGGACGTGAACATGATCCTGCCCTCCGGCGGCGTGCCCGCGTTCTGCGGCCTGGAGGACGTCGCCCTGGAGCAGGCCATGTACCAGGCCTATCACCGGTTCCTCCAGGACTATTGCGCGCCCTATCCCGAGCGGCTGACCAGCGTCATCCTCGTCTCGGCCCGTGACGTCGCCGCCTCGGTCGCCGAGATCCGCCGCTGCGGGAGCGCGGCCTGGCCGGTCGGCATCTTCCCCATCTGTCCGCCGGAGCTGTCGCTCG
It encodes the following:
- a CDS encoding amidohydrolase family protein encodes the protein MARGAYRIFDADTHIIEPAEPVEEYLSAADRAKLAALGPLVKRSPAKAGMSRYVVGKRPQLNRRLGSRDRVDPPASVTRGLKDGGTPWDVRWQGPPFPTDRVSFDPHARVKDMDIEGVDVNMILPSGGVPAFCGLEDVALEQAMYQAYHRFLQDYCAPYPERLTSVILVSARDVAASVAEIRRCGSAAWPVGIFPICPPELSLDDPAWEPIWAAAQDHDLTVVIHSFTMTVPYPPGTWDTWDNVFLQRAAGHVWNAQRNMAALIGAGVLDRYPQLRLTSLECGHGWLAFWAARLDELAEMSRHALPPLKHRPSEYIRGPQYFQSIQLHEGEQSLRHAIEALGEDTLMFATDYPHSESWFPKSVDAVLGWTSISETARRKLLWENALRCYRRYGVRALRS
- a CDS encoding ABC transporter permease, translating into RVVRATALAVKENVYVEAVQALGASRHRIVLQHILPNVMAPYIIMVTAQLGGAILAEAALSYLGLGTAEPTPSWGLMLSGSAPSYAEKAPWIALFPGIAISLGVFGFNLFGDSLRDALDPKLRRG